A window of Nocardioidaceae bacterium genomic DNA:
CCGAGTTCCAGTCCCTGCTCTCACGCACGGTCGCGATCCACGAGCGGTTCCTGCGCGAGTGGCCGCGGCTGGCGAAGGCGTACCAGGACGCGCTGCCCGAGATCACCAGCGTCGAGGCGTGGCGGCAGACCTTCGCCGACACCATGCCGGATCGGCCTGAGCAGGAGTGAGCACCACCCACGCGGACGCGGGCGGCGAGAGACCGGCGTACGCCGACCTCCCCCTGCGCTCGCCCTCGCCCTCGGGCGGGCTGATCGAGGTCGCGCGACGCTGGTACCTGCTGCGCCTGATCGTGATGCGGCAGCTGGCGAAGCAGTACTCGGGGTCCTTCCTCGGCTTCTTCTGGTCCTACCTGCAGCCAGGCGTGCGCTTCGTCGTCTACTACTTCGCCATCGGCCTGGTGCTGCGCGTCGGCACGACCACGCCGAACTTCGCCATCCACCTCTTCACCGGGCTGGTCGCCGTCACCTTCTTCGTGCAGAGCTTCGGCCTCGGCACCCGCGCGATCCAGCAGAACCGGCAGCTGGTCTCCAAGATGGCGCTGCCGCGGGAGGTCTTCCCGATCTCGGCGGTGGTCGTCGCGGTCTTCCACACCGTCCCGATGCTGCTGTTCCTGACCGTGGCCTGCGGGCTGATCGGCTGGAACGGCGACTGGACGGGGGTGCTCGCTGTCTTCCTGGGGCTGGCGATGCTGACCGTCTTCGCGATCGGCACGGCCCTGCTCTTCAGCGCGCTGAACGTCTACTTCCGCGACTTTCAGAACATCGTCGCGACCATCACGCAGTTCATGCACTTCATGGTGCCGATGATCTACCCGTACTCGCGGCTCTCGGAGAGCTCGATCGGCGGCACCTGGATCGAGCAGCTCTACCTCGCCAACCCCGTCGCTCCCGCCGTGCTCCTGCTGCAGCGCGGCTTCTGGGACGGTGTCAGCGTGGGGGACCCGGCGTACGACTTCGCGGCGTCCTACCCGCCGCACCTGATCGAGCGGGGCTTGATCATGCTCGTGATCGGCCTGGTCTTCCTGGTCTTCAGCCAGTGGGTCTTCCGCCGCCTGGAGAACAAGTTCCCGGAGCGACTCTGATGAGCGGCACGACCGGCGGCGCCAGGCCGACCAGCATCGTCGTCGACCACGCGTCCAAGGCCTTCACCCTGCGCTACCAGCGCAGCCTGAAGGACATGGTGGTGGCCCGGGCCCGGGGGCACCGCACCTCCGAGCGGTTCCTGGCCCTCGACGACGTCTCGTTCACGGTCGAGCAGGGCGAGTCGGTCGGTCTGATGGGGCTGAACGGGTCGGGCAAGTCGACCCTCCTACGCATGATCAACGGGGTGATGCGGCCCGACGGGGGCGAGGTGCTCGTACGCGGCCACGTCGCCGGGCTGATCGCGACCGGTGCGGGCTTCCAGCCCCAGCTCTCGGGCCGCGACAACCTGTTCCTCAACGCCGCGATCCTGGGCATGTCCGCCAAGGAGACCAAGCGCAAGTTCGACGACATCGTCGAGTTCGCCGACATCGGCAAGTTCCTCGACACCCCGGTCTCGAACTACTCCTCGGGCATGGGAGCGCGGCTCGGCTTCGCCATCGCGATCCACGTGGACTCCGACGTGTTCCTCGCCGACGAGGTGCTCGCCGTGGGGGACCGGCCCTTCAAGAAGAAGTGCATGGAGCGCATGCAGGAGATCCGCACGTCCGGGCGCACGCTCTTCTACGTCAGTCACGCGCCGGCGTCGGTGCGCAAGATGTGCGACCGGGTGATCGTGCTGCAGAACGGCAAGGTCGGATTCGACGGCAGCGTCGACGAGGGCATCCGCTTCCTCGACTACGACGGTGACGGCAAGGGGGCCCCCGAGGACCCCGACGACGACATGCCCGACGACGATTACGGCGCGGACGTCTGAGGCGTCCGTTCTGCACCGATCGGCTGCGCGCCGGTCCGTAGACGCCCATGCTGTTCCTGGCAAGTCCTCCGGCGTGGCGAGCGGCGGGCCGCGAATTACAGCACTGTTGTTCTGAGGAATCGTTGCGACACACCGTGTGACTGGTGTGACCTAGTGGGGCTCACGTGACTTCCCCCTCTCAGGAGTGCTCCTATGTCCCCACGTCGGGAACAGCTCGTCGCGGCCTGTCAGCAGCTGCTGGTCGTCGGTGTCGTCGCCGCCGTCGCCGTGCCCGCGACCGCCATCGTCCAGCTCGACGTGGTCGGCCCCGCCGATGAGCGGACCGGGGCCGCCCCCGCGCTCGGGGTTCCGGGCGAGCGGGCTCTCGTCGCTCCCGCACCGGTCGACGTACGCGTCACCGAGCACGCCCTGACCGGGCGGTCGACCGCTGCCGCGCGGACACCGGCCGGACGCGCCGAGCGCATCCTGCACGAGGTCGCCGAGGCGCAGCACGCACACGAGCACGAGGGTGAGGGCGACCTGGTCCTGTCCTCGGCCACGACGGAGCCGACAGGCCCGGGGTCCGAGGAGGCCGTCGAGGACGTCGTCGACGACGTCGCCGAGGAGACCGAGCAGGAGCTGGCCGTGCTCAGCGAGCCGACCGAGGTCGCGGGACCCGCCACCGTCGGCGTCACCTGGGACCCCGAGACGACCTTCGACAAGGGCCAGATCAGCATCGCCGTACGCAGCCGCAGCGGTGAGGCGTGGTCGGACTGGACGGCGCTGTACTACGACCCCGCCCACGGGCCCGACCCCGAGTCGCCGGAGGCGGCGCAGGCGCGTCCGGGCACCGGGGAGCTCATCGTCGGTGACGTCGAGGAGGTGCAGGTCGCCGCGGCCACCGAGGACGGAGCGGTGCCCGAGGGCATGAGCCTCGCGGTGGTCGACCCCGGCACCACCGAGGACGAGGTCGTCGAGGCCCCCGAGATCGACACCGCCGAGCTGGACTCCGCGAAGACCGGTGCGGAGGAGTCGTCCACCGAAGGCGCCGACCTCGAGCTCTCGGCGTCGTCAGCCCGGCTGCCCGAGACCTCGGTGACCCCGAAGCCGAAGATCTTCTCCCGCGCCCAGTGGGGCGCCAACGAGTCGATGCGTGACGCGTCGTCGCTGAGCTACTTCGAGGTGCACGCCGGCTTCGTGCACCACACCGTCAACGCCAACAACTACAGCCGGCGCGACGTGCCGGCGCTGATGCGCGGCATCTACGCCTACCACACGCAGTCCCGCGGCTGGTCCGACATCGGCTACAACTTCATCGTCGACCGCTTCGGCCGGATCTGGGAGGGGCGCGCCGGTGGCGTGGACCGTCCGGTGGTCGGGGCGCACACGCTCGGCTACAACGAGTACTCCTTCGCGATGTCGGCTCTCGGCAACTTCGAGGAGGTGCAGCCGCGCGAGAAGATGATCGACGCGTACGCCCGCCTGTTCGCCTGGAAGCTCTCGCTGCACGGCGTCTCGGCGTCCTCGACGAGCCAGTACGTCGGCTCGCGCACCTTCCCGGCCATCAACGGTCACCGCGACGCCGGCTCGACGGCGTGCCCCGGTCGCTTCCTGTACGCCCGGATCCCCGACATCCGGACGCGGGCGGCCGCCTACCAGGCGAGCTTCACCGGCCGTGACCGCTCGGCGTCGGTGAGCGGCACCACCTGGCCGGACATCCTGCTGCGACGCAAGGGCGCCACCCGGATGCAGGTGCTGCCGACCGAGGGTCAGCTGCGGTTCGCGAAGGGGCGTACGGCGACCGACGCCCTCGAGGGCTACGACATCGTCACGCCCGTCGGGGACTTCGACGGGGACGGTCTGGGCGACATGCTGGCCCGCGACGCGGACACGAGGCTGACGCGCGTGTTCACCGGTGACGGTGAGGGCGGGTACAGGCCGACGGACCGCACGCTGAAGACCTTCAAGCCGATGTCGGAGATCGCCGACGCCGGTGACATCGACGGCGACGGCAGGGCCGACGTGGTGGCCCGTCACCGCGACGGGCGGCTGTTCCTGCACCGCGGTCGCAACGGTGGCCTGCGCAAGCGGGTCCTCTTCACCGACCAGGCGACGCAGTACCGCGGAGTGCAGGGCGCAGGGGACATCGACGGCGACGGCGACGAGGACCTGCTGGCACGCGACGGCGACGGCGCGGCGGTGGCCCTGCTGGGCAACGGTTCGCGGGGTCTCTCGACGGTCCGCCGCCTGCCCGGGTCCTGGAGCCAGTTCGACATCCTCGCCGCCGGCCACGACCTGACCGGCGACGGGCGCAGCGACGTGGTCGTGCGGCTCGGCTCGACCAAGAAGGTCTTCGTCTACCCGGTCGTGGGAGACATGCAGCTCGGCAGCCCGCAGGGGCCGTTCCGGACCGTCCGCGGCATCAGCCGGCTGTGGGTCGTCGGCGACGGTGGCCCGACCCAGCGTCTGGTGGGGCGCGAGGGCTCCCGTGCCATCAGCTTCGCGAGCAACGGTCGTCACAACGTCTCCGACGTGGTCACCACCAACGTCGACGTGAGCAAGGCCAACGCGCTGCTGAACGTCGGCGACTGGGACGGGGACGGCTACGGCGACGTCATCGTGCGCGAGCGTCGCTTCCTGAAGCTGTGGCGCGGGTCGGCGGACGGTCAGTTCGCCGGTCCGACGACGCTGAGCAAGAACTTCGCGAAGGTCCGCCTGCTCGCCCCGGCCGGGGACATGACCGGCGACGGTCGCCCCGACCTGATCGGGCAGCCCAAGGGCTCGGCCATGCGCATCTACCCCGGTGGCGGCTCGAGCGTCGGCGGCGGGTACGTCGCGCACTCCGCGATCGCCGGCAACCGCCAGGTGGTCGTGGGCCGCTGGAACGCCGACGGCGCGCCGGACTCCCTGGTCTCCCAGACCGACGGCAAGGTGCGGCTCTACCCGGGCAACGGTCCGGGCGGCCTGAAGTCGCCGCGCTCGGTCCGCGGCAACGTCAAGGGCATGAGCCGTCTGGTCGCGGTCGGCGACCTCGACAACGACGGCAGGCCCGACGTCGTCGGGCGCCAGAAGGGCAGCGGCATGCTGGTGCAGCTGACGCGCACCAAGAAGGGTCTGGGCCTGCCGCAGTACGTCGACGGCACCTACACGGACTACGACCTCATCGGGTGACGCGCTCCTGCTCGACCAGGTTCGCCGGCACGGGCTGACCGTGCCGGCGGACCAGCACCACTGATCCGGACCCCGCCAACGCCCCGCCCAGCACGTCGATTCCACGGTCCGAGCCGGGCGGGTCGTCGGCCAGGACGCGGTCGTCGTGGGGGCGGGCCAGCACGTCGGCGTGGGTGAGGACCGGCCCCGCGCCGGCGGGGTCGCGCCACGCCACGTCCTCGGCGGTCGGCGGGTCCAGCGGCACGTAGGCGTCGGGCATCGGGAGCACCTCGCGACCGAAGTCGAGCACGCCCGCCGGGAGCGTTCCGCAGGGGCCGGACATCGGCTTGAGGCTCAGGGCGAGCACGGGCACATCGCTGCCCGCGTACGCGTCGGCGTACGTCTCCGCGTCGGACTCCGCGCACGCGACCGCATCGACGGCGTCGACGTCTCCGACGGTGGCGCCCGGGGGCACCACCTCGATGCCCGCCCACCACGCGCCGCCGAGCAGCACCGAGGCCTGCCAGTGGGTACCGACGTCGAGCAGCAGGCGTGAGCCGCGCTCGAGGTCGAGCTCGTCGGTGAGCAGACCGGCGACCTTGGCCGCCCAGTTGACCCACGTGGTCGCCGACAGCTCGACCCGCTCACCGGTCGCGAGGTCGTAGAAGGTGACCAACGGGTCGCCCGGGGACGACCGCAGGCGGGCGGCGTACGCGTCGGGAAGGGTGGTGACGGCGACGGGGGAGGGGGCCATGCCCCCACCGTAGGTGCGGCCGACGTGGCCGGTGGCCGCACCGGGCCTGGCATCATGCGGGCCGTGAGCGACCACACGGGCGATTCGAGCGACACACCCGATCTCGGCACCATCGAGGCGGTGATCGTCGCGGGCGGCTTCGGCAGCCGGATGATGCCCTTGACCGAGCGTCGGCCGAAGCACCTGCTGGAGGTCGCCGGTGTGCCGTTCGTGGAGCACCAGCTGACCCGCCTGGCGCAGGCCGGTGTGGGCACGGTGGTGCTGGCGACCAGCTACCACGCGGAGATGTTCGAGCCGGTGCTCGGCGACGGGTCCCGCTTCGGTCTCGAGCTGGTCTACGTGACCGAGGAGGAGCCGCTCGGCACGGGTGGGGCGATCCGCAACGTCTCCGACGCCCTGACCGACGACCCCGACGCCGCGATCGTGATCCTCAACGGGGACATCCTCTCCTCCCACGACCTGCGTGCGCAGCTGCTCGGCTTCCGTACGCCGCGGGAGGGTCGGGCCGTCGACGTCAGCCTCCACCTGGTCACCGTCGACGACGCGCGCGCCTTCGGAGCGGTGCCCACCGACGAGGTCGGACGGGTGACGGACTTCCTGGAGAAGTCCGAGGACCCGGTGACGAACCAGATCAACGCGGGCTGCTACGTGTTCCGCCGGTCGGTCGTCGACGCCATCCCCGCGGGGGAGGTCGTCTCGGTCGAGTACGACACCTTCCCCGGCCTGCTCCGTGACGACGCCGTGGTGGTGGGCCACGTCGACGCGGCCTACTGGCGCGACGTCGGCCACCCCCACTCGGTCGTCGGGGCCTCCTGCGACCTCGTGCTGGGCGTCGGGTCCAGCCCTGCGTTCTCACCGACCCCGGGGGCGGCCGCCTGGGTCTCGTCCGACGCGGTCGTGGGGGAGGGGGCGGTCGTGGACGGCGGCTCCGCCGTCAGCGCGGGCGCCGAGATCGGCGAGGGAGCGGTCGTCTCGGGCAGCGTCGTCCACCCCGGCGCGACCGTCGGCCCCGGTGCCCGGGTGGTCGACTCCGTCGTCGCCTGCGGCGCCCGCATCGGCGCCGGCGCCGGCGTCATCTCGTGCGCCGTCGGCGACGACGCGGAAGTCCCGGACGGCGCTCAGCTGAGCGACGAGAAGATTCCTTGCGGGTGATACCGGCGGTGACACCGGCTCGCTCCGCTCGCGTGATCACGGCGGGGACCACTGCGGGTGTTCGTCCGAGCGGACCTCGTCTGGACTGACGAGCACGCACGTGCACCGAGGCGCCAGCCGAGGAGTGCGTGCGCGCGCAGGAGGGAAGTCGAGGGCTTGAGCGAGGACCCGCGAGCGGAGCGAGCCAGTGTCACAGCACGCCGTCAACCCGCGAACGGCTCCGGGCTGTCGCTGTAGGGCCAGGCGGTCATGAAGTCGTCCACCTCGGCGCCGTCGGGTCCGGTGCAGTAGCGGATCACGCCCTGGCCGGTCTGCCCCTCGCCCTTCACCGACCAGTGGCTCAGTGCGACGTGGTTGTCGCCGGGGAACGGCTCCCCGTCCTCGGCGGTCCAGGGCACGGCGATGAACTTGCCCTCCGCGACGGCGGGCCCGGGGAACTTCTCGGTGATCTCCTCGACGGCGTCGAGGGCCTCCTCGTCGTTCGCGACGGTGTCGTCGTACCAGAGCACGGTGTAGCCGTGCTCGAGGTTGTGCACCAGCGCCTCGACCTCGGGGCGGTCGTCGGCGGTGTAGAACTTGCGTCCGGGCACCACCTGCTCCCAGAGCGGTCGGTGCGGTCCGAAGGCAGGAGGCGTCGTCTCGTAGTCGACCTGCGTCTCGACGTGCTCCCCGCTGCCGTTGGCGGGTACGAGCTCGTCCTCCAGGCAGGTGGCCGCGGTGCCGACACCGACGAGTCCCTGGCCGGTGGCCGGGTCCGCCTCCTCACCGCTGAGGGTGAGGTAGCCGGCGACCCCGATCACGCCGACGACGGCGGCGGAGACCGCTCCGATCGCGATGAGGCGGCGGCGGCGCTCGGACGCCTCCTGCCGGCGCAGCTGCTCGACCTTGGACCTGGCTCCGGACTCGCTCACGGGTTCTGAGGATACGGGGCGTACGCGAAGGGCCGGCGCCCCCGCGGCCTCTCGCGTGGCGACGTCAGCGGGGAGTCAGGCGGACGGCCACGGCGTAGGTGTCGCCCTCGTGGCTCTCACTGCGATCACCCACACCCCAGCCGTGGGCCGTCGCGACCCGCGCGACGTCACCGAGCAGGGTCCCCTGCGCGAGGAGCGCGGACGGTTCGACGGGTGCCTCGGTGGCCACGAGCAGTCCGCCCGCGACGCGGGTGACCTCGCACCCGACGACGGCGGGCTCGGCGAGGTCGGCGAGGCGGTGCACCATCTCGACGACGTCGACCGGGGCGCCGAACGCGTCCGGCGGGTGTGCGGTGCAGGCGGCGACGACGGCCTCACGGGCCCCCAGCGCGAACATGTCGAGCCGGCGGGACCGGACGAGTGACGCGGCACCCGGGCCGGCCTCGTCGAGCACGTGCGTGTCGAGTCCCCGGACCAGGCAGAAGGGGCGTCCGCCGGTCTTGCGGGTGACCAGCTCGGCGGTGGCGGCGACCTCGTCGGCCACGGCCGGCGCGGTGACACTGAGGGGGTTGCCGTGGGTGTCCTCGCGGCCCGCGTGGTCGTCGAGGACGCGCAGCCCGGCCACCCCGATGGCGAGGTCGGTCTGCCCGAGCCGCCACGGGCGGCCCGCGGTGTCGGTGATGACGACCGCGACGCGGCGGCCCGTACGCCGACCGAGCGCGTCGCGCAGCCGGCGGGCGCTCGCGTCGGGGTCGAGGGGCAGGTGCACCAGCGTGCCGGGGGTGACGTTCGAGGCGTCGATGCCGGCCGCGGCCAGCACCAGGCCGTGGCGCGTACGCACGATCGAGGTCGGGCCCCGGCGTGCCACCACGTCCACCGTGTCGCCGTCGATCGCGGTCGCGCGGTCACCGACGGAGGTGGCTCCCTCGGCCTTGCTGACCACCTTGGAGGTGACGGTCAGGACGTCGCCGTCGGCGACCTGGAGCCCGGTCGTGCTCAGCGCCTCGAGCAGCAGGGTCACCAGGTCGTCACCCTCGGCGACCTCGGGCACCCCGTCGAGTCCCCAGGCCTGCAGCGTCGATGCCCCGGCGGTCACCGGGGGCCCCGTGGGGCCGCCCGGGCGGCGAGCGCGAGGGCGTCGCGGACCATGCCCGCGGTGGTCGCGGGGTCGGTCATCAGCAGCGGCCGCGCGAGCGCAGGGATGCGCGCCGCCTCGAGCCGCCCGACGACGCCCTCGTCGACGGTGTCGACGAGCCAGCCGTCCAGCAGGCCGCCGCGCAGCCGGGACCCGTAGTGCTCGGCGACGGCGTCGGCGCTGCAGGCGACCCCGATCGCCTCGAGCACCTGACGGGCGAAGCCGCGCACGTGGTCGCCGCCGACGATCGGCGAGAGCCCGATGATCGGTGCCGCCGTGCGGTGCAGTGCCTCGCGGATGCCGGGCACGGCGAGGATCGTGCCGACCGAGACGACCGGGTTCGACGGCGGCAGCAGCACGACGTCGGCGGCCTCGATCGCCTCGACCACGCCGGGGGCGGGGGAGGAGGCGTCGGCGCCGATCGGCAGCACCGCGTGTGCGGGCAGTGCGGCACCGAGCCGCACCCAGTACTCCTGCAGGTGCACCGCGCGGCGTCCGGACGGCTCCTCGGCGTCGTCGACCACGACGTGGGTCTCGACGCGGTCGTCGGTCATCGGCAGGAGGCGTACGCCCGGCTTCCACCGTCGGCACAGCGCCTCGGTGACCGCGGAGAGCGGGTAGCCCGCGTCGAGCATCTGCGTACGCACCAGGTGCGTGGCGAGATCACGGTCGCCGAGACCGAACCAGTCGGGGCCCACGCCGTACGCCGCCAGTTCGTCCTTGACCGTCCAGCTCTCCTCGCGCCGTCCCCAGCCGCGGTCGGGGTCGATGCCGTCCCCGAGGGTGTACATCACCGTGTCGAGGTCGGGGCAGATCTTGAGGCCGTGCAGCCAGATGTCGTCGCCGGTGTTCGAGACGACCGTGACGTCGACCTCGTCGCGGCGACCGGTCTCGGTGAGGTGGTGCAGGAGACCGGTGAGGAAGCGCGCGCCGCCGATCCCCCCGGAGAGCACCACCAGGCGTGAGGGGCTGGTCGTGTCGGGCATCGGATGATTGGTAGCGGTCGGCAACCGAGACGGTCAACTCATGAGGCGTGTCATCTGCCTGTCGAGACCCGGTCTCGGCGTGTCGCAAACTTTTCTCGCGGTTTCAGGCATTCCGCTTGACGTTCGGTAACGACACGCATGTAATTTCTCTCGTGTCAGTCCATCGGGGACTGCGGGGAGGAAGGGACCAGACATGCTGAGGGAGCTGCACGCACTGGACGACCTGGCCGAGGAGCCGGGCTGGCAGGAGCGCGCCCTGTGCGCGGAGACCGACCCGGAGGCGTTCTTCCCCGAGAAGGGCGGCTCGACCCGGGAGGCCAAGCGGGTGTGCCTGACCTGCGACGTGCGCAACGAGTGCCTGGAGTACGCACTCTCCAACGACGAGCGCTTCGGCATCTGGGGCGGTCTGTCCGAGCGCGAGCGCCGCAAGCTGAAGAAGCGCGCGGTCTGAGACCGCGCTGAGGCGCCGCGCCGGCGGCGTACGCACCACCGACACCTGCGGGGAGTCGGTCGGCTCGAGGGGAAGGAGAGCCGACCGACTCCCCGTCGTCGTTCCCGTCCCCGGCCCCTGAACGCCCGCAGGTGCGGGCTTCCCCGTGCATGTGCGGGCCCGCAGACCCGCAGGAGCACGGGTAGGGCCGCAGGTGCGGGCGTTCCGGGGGGAGTGGGCGAGCCTGGTCGGAACGACCGAGGCCGCCGCGTACGCTCCTGGCGTGGCCACCCGTCGACGTTGCTCCCGCACCGCCTGCGCGCGGGCCGCGGTCATGACGCTGACCTACGTGTACGCCGACCAGACCGCGGTGCTCGGTCCGCTGGCGATCGCGGCGGAGCCGCACGCGTACGACCTCTGCGAGGAGCACGCCGAACGACTGTCGGCCCCCCGGGGGTGGGACGTGGTGCGGCTCTCGACCGACCTCGGCTCCCGCGCCCCGAGCGACGATGACCTGCTCGCTCTCGCGGACGCGGTGCGCGAGGCCGCCAACCGTCCTCAGCCGGCGCTCTCACCTGAGCTGGAGCAGGTCGGGATCGACGCGAACGGATCCGTCGAGACCGGCCGTCGCGGCCACCTCCGGGTGCTGTCGCAGCCTGTGGACGACGCCGAGGACGCCTGATCACTGTTGCGATCTGACGCGACGCGGCGACCGCTCGGCGTAAGAGGGCGCCGGGCAGACCGGTCGCGTCGCGTCGTGGACTCGCCACGGTCGCTGCTGCTGCACCCACTGGTGCTGCCGTGCGCGGTGACACTCGTGGCGTACGACGCGCTGCTTGGATTCGACCTGATCATCGGTCGATCCGAGGCGGCGCCGGCGTTTCTCGGGGTCCTGCTGCTGGCGGTGGCGGCGCTGCTCGGTGCCACGACTGGGGCGGCCGCTGCCGCGGCTTGGTCGCGTCCTGTCGACGGGAGCGTTCCTGCATCGGCCCGTTGGCTCCGGCTGGCGTCGGCGTGGCCCGTCGTCCTACTCGGCGCCGGACTGGCGACCGGGGTGCTCGCGTTGGCGGGCGTCCACGTCTGAGCTCACTGCACAGTAGGGTCGCCGGCATGGACGAGGCCTCCGCGTACGACAGCGAGAGCACGATCGATCCGGCAATCGTGGCGGCGACCTTCAAGGCGTACGACGTGCGCGGCCTGGCCGGTGAGCAGATCACGGAGACGCTCGCGGCGGCGACGGGCAAGGCGTTCGTGGAAGAGCTCGCCGTGGGCGAGGTCGTCGTCGGTCACGACATGCGACCGTCCAGCCCGGGCCTGGCGGCTGCCTTCGCGCGCGGGGCCTCAGGTGCAGGGGCGGCGGTGACGATGATCGGGCTGGCCTCGACCGACCAGCTCTACTTCGCCTCCGGCGCTCTCGGCATGGCCGGGGCGATGTTCACGGCCAGCCATAACCCGGCGCAGTACAACGGCATCAAGATGTGCCGCGCCGGCGCGGTGCCGGTCGGTCAGGACACCGGTCTCTCCGCGCTCGCCGACCGTGTCGCGGGCGCGACCGACCCCGGGCCCGGCGACGACGAGCCCATCGACGAGCGCGACGTGCTCGAGGACTACGCCGCCTACCTCCGCTCCCTCGCACCCGTCGAGGGCCGCCGGCTGAAGGTCGTGGTGGACGCCGGCAACGGGATGGCGGGACACACCGCGCCCGCGGTCCTGGGCGGGCTCGACCTCGACGTGGTCGAGATGTACTACGAGCTCGACGGCACCTTCCCGAACCACGAGGCGAACCCGATCGA
This region includes:
- the cofE gene encoding coenzyme F420-0:L-glutamate ligase, whose amino-acid sequence is MQAWGLDGVPEVAEGDDLVTLLLEALSTTGLQVADGDVLTVTSKVVSKAEGATSVGDRATAIDGDTVDVVARRGPTSIVRTRHGLVLAAAGIDASNVTPGTLVHLPLDPDASARRLRDALGRRTGRRVAVVITDTAGRPWRLGQTDLAIGVAGLRVLDDHAGREDTHGNPLSVTAPAVADEVAATAELVTRKTGGRPFCLVRGLDTHVLDEAGPGAASLVRSRRLDMFALGAREAVVAACTAHPPDAFGAPVDVVEMVHRLADLAEPAVVGCEVTRVAGGLLVATEAPVEPSALLAQGTLLGDVARVATAHGWGVGDRSESHEGDTYAVAVRLTPR
- a CDS encoding WhiB family transcriptional regulator, whose protein sequence is MLRELHALDDLAEEPGWQERALCAETDPEAFFPEKGGSTREAKRVCLTCDVRNECLEYALSNDERFGIWGGLSERERRKLKKRAV
- a CDS encoding ABC transporter permease, which gives rise to MSTTHADAGGERPAYADLPLRSPSPSGGLIEVARRWYLLRLIVMRQLAKQYSGSFLGFFWSYLQPGVRFVVYYFAIGLVLRVGTTTPNFAIHLFTGLVAVTFFVQSFGLGTRAIQQNRQLVSKMALPREVFPISAVVVAVFHTVPMLLFLTVACGLIGWNGDWTGVLAVFLGLAMLTVFAIGTALLFSALNVYFRDFQNIVATITQFMHFMVPMIYPYSRLSESSIGGTWIEQLYLANPVAPAVLLLQRGFWDGVSVGDPAYDFAASYPPHLIERGLIMLVIGLVFLVFSQWVFRRLENKFPERL
- a CDS encoding TIGR03089 family protein encodes the protein MAPSPVAVTTLPDAYAARLRSSPGDPLVTFYDLATGERVELSATTWVNWAAKVAGLLTDELDLERGSRLLLDVGTHWQASVLLGGAWWAGIEVVPPGATVGDVDAVDAVACAESDAETYADAYAGSDVPVLALSLKPMSGPCGTLPAGVLDFGREVLPMPDAYVPLDPPTAEDVAWRDPAGAGPVLTHADVLARPHDDRVLADDPPGSDRGIDVLGGALAGSGSVVLVRRHGQPVPANLVEQERVTR
- a CDS encoding VCBS repeat-containing protein; its protein translation is MSPRREQLVAACQQLLVVGVVAAVAVPATAIVQLDVVGPADERTGAAPALGVPGERALVAPAPVDVRVTEHALTGRSTAAARTPAGRAERILHEVAEAQHAHEHEGEGDLVLSSATTEPTGPGSEEAVEDVVDDVAEETEQELAVLSEPTEVAGPATVGVTWDPETTFDKGQISIAVRSRSGEAWSDWTALYYDPAHGPDPESPEAAQARPGTGELIVGDVEEVQVAAATEDGAVPEGMSLAVVDPGTTEDEVVEAPEIDTAELDSAKTGAEESSTEGADLELSASSARLPETSVTPKPKIFSRAQWGANESMRDASSLSYFEVHAGFVHHTVNANNYSRRDVPALMRGIYAYHTQSRGWSDIGYNFIVDRFGRIWEGRAGGVDRPVVGAHTLGYNEYSFAMSALGNFEEVQPREKMIDAYARLFAWKLSLHGVSASSTSQYVGSRTFPAINGHRDAGSTACPGRFLYARIPDIRTRAAAYQASFTGRDRSASVSGTTWPDILLRRKGATRMQVLPTEGQLRFAKGRTATDALEGYDIVTPVGDFDGDGLGDMLARDADTRLTRVFTGDGEGGYRPTDRTLKTFKPMSEIADAGDIDGDGRADVVARHRDGRLFLHRGRNGGLRKRVLFTDQATQYRGVQGAGDIDGDGDEDLLARDGDGAAVALLGNGSRGLSTVRRLPGSWSQFDILAAGHDLTGDGRSDVVVRLGSTKKVFVYPVVGDMQLGSPQGPFRTVRGISRLWVVGDGGPTQRLVGREGSRAISFASNGRHNVSDVVTTNVDVSKANALLNVGDWDGDGYGDVIVRERRFLKLWRGSADGQFAGPTTLSKNFAKVRLLAPAGDMTGDGRPDLIGQPKGSAMRIYPGGGSSVGGGYVAHSAIAGNRQVVVGRWNADGAPDSLVSQTDGKVRLYPGNGPGGLKSPRSVRGNVKGMSRLVAVGDLDNDGRPDVVGRQKGSGMLVQLTRTKKGLGLPQYVDGTYTDYDLIG
- a CDS encoding NDP-sugar synthase; translation: MSDHTGDSSDTPDLGTIEAVIVAGGFGSRMMPLTERRPKHLLEVAGVPFVEHQLTRLAQAGVGTVVLATSYHAEMFEPVLGDGSRFGLELVYVTEEEPLGTGGAIRNVSDALTDDPDAAIVILNGDILSSHDLRAQLLGFRTPREGRAVDVSLHLVTVDDARAFGAVPTDEVGRVTDFLEKSEDPVTNQINAGCYVFRRSVVDAIPAGEVVSVEYDTFPGLLRDDAVVVGHVDAAYWRDVGHPHSVVGASCDLVLGVGSSPAFSPTPGAAAWVSSDAVVGEGAVVDGGSAVSAGAEIGEGAVVSGSVVHPGATVGPGARVVDSVVACGARIGAGAGVISCAVGDDAEVPDGAQLSDEKIPCG
- a CDS encoding DUF3105 domain-containing protein codes for the protein MSESGARSKVEQLRRQEASERRRRLIAIGAVSAAVVGVIGVAGYLTLSGEEADPATGQGLVGVGTAATCLEDELVPANGSGEHVETQVDYETTPPAFGPHRPLWEQVVPGRKFYTADDRPEVEALVHNLEHGYTVLWYDDTVANDEEALDAVEEITEKFPGPAVAEGKFIAVPWTAEDGEPFPGDNHVALSHWSVKGEGQTGQGVIRYCTGPDGAEVDDFMTAWPYSDSPEPFAG
- a CDS encoding ABC transporter ATP-binding protein; its protein translation is MSGTTGGARPTSIVVDHASKAFTLRYQRSLKDMVVARARGHRTSERFLALDDVSFTVEQGESVGLMGLNGSGKSTLLRMINGVMRPDGGEVLVRGHVAGLIATGAGFQPQLSGRDNLFLNAAILGMSAKETKRKFDDIVEFADIGKFLDTPVSNYSSGMGARLGFAIAIHVDSDVFLADEVLAVGDRPFKKKCMERMQEIRTSGRTLFYVSHAPASVRKMCDRVIVLQNGKVGFDGSVDEGIRFLDYDGDGKGAPEDPDDDMPDDDYGADV
- a CDS encoding 2-phospho-L-lactate transferase translates to MPDTTSPSRLVVLSGGIGGARFLTGLLHHLTETGRRDEVDVTVVSNTGDDIWLHGLKICPDLDTVMYTLGDGIDPDRGWGRREESWTVKDELAAYGVGPDWFGLGDRDLATHLVRTQMLDAGYPLSAVTEALCRRWKPGVRLLPMTDDRVETHVVVDDAEEPSGRRAVHLQEYWVRLGAALPAHAVLPIGADASSPAPGVVEAIEAADVVLLPPSNPVVSVGTILAVPGIREALHRTAAPIIGLSPIVGGDHVRGFARQVLEAIGVACSADAVAEHYGSRLRGGLLDGWLVDTVDEGVVGRLEAARIPALARPLLMTDPATTAGMVRDALALAARAAPRGPR